ATTGGTCGGCGGCGGGATCGAAGCGCGGGCTGACCGCGAGTGCCCGCGCCCATTCGGCAGCGGCGCGGCCGCCCCATTCATCAGGCGGATCGGCAAGGCGGGTGGCGGCGGTGCCGTCGAACCGCTCGGCGGTGAAGTCGTAGAAAGAGCCGCCGACATTGCGCAGCGCCGCGCCGCCCTCGGTCCCGTAGAACGCCGCCTCGATCACCGCATCGCGGCCGGCGTGCAGGCGCCACGAGCAGGCGAGCCGCACCTGGGTGTCGCCGGCCGCGAACTGCGCGAGCGCGAAGTCCTCGACCTCGCCGGGTTGGAGCGGCACGCCGCCGCTCGTCAGCCGCGCATCGACATCGCCGATCGCCGGAAAGCCGAGCGTCCAGAGCGCGAGGTCGACGAGGTGCACGCCAAGGTCGACCACACAGCCGCCGCCCGACTGGACGGGATCGTAGAACCACGGCTTGTCGGGACCATAGGCATTGTGGAACGTGAGATCGACCGCGAATACCCGGCCAAGCGCGCCGCCGCGCACCAGTGCGGCGATTTCCGCCATCGCCGCGGTGTGGCGATAGGAGAGGTCCAGGCCGAGTAGCCGATCGGCCGCGCGCGCGGCATCGACGACGGCGCGCGCCTCCGCGGCGCTGCGGCCGAGCGGCTTCTGGCAGAACACCGCGACGCCCGCGTTCAGCGCGGCGATCGACTGCTCGGCATGAAGCGCGCTCGGCGTCGCGATGACGATGCCGTCGAGATCCTGCGCGAGCATCGCGTCGAGCCCGTCGACCTGCACCGCACCGGGCGCGAGCGCCGCTGCTTCCGCCGCGCATTCGGGCGAGGGGTCGCAGATCGCTGCCGCCTCGACCGCGCCGGTGTCGAGCATCGCGGCCATGCGGTGACGACCGATCCAGCCGGTGCCCAAAAATCCGATCCGCGGCTTCATGGGAATGTCACCAGCGCCTTGACGAAGCCCTCGGGCTTGTCGCGCGTGGCGTCTAGGGCGTCGGCGAGCCCCTCCAGCGGGTATCGATGCGTATAGAGCGGTTCGGGGTCGAGCCGGCCGCTCGCGACCGCATCGATCGCCTCGCGCACGCCCTGAATCTGGATCGCGGGATCGCGCTCGTGCGCGTTGACGACGTCGATGCCCTTCCAGTTCCAGTTCTGCATGCTCACCTGGCGCGGCCCGTCCTGGTGATAGCCCGCAATGACGAGACGACCGCCGAAGCCGATCAACTCGCCGGCCAGGTCGAGCGGCCATTGCTTGCCCACCGCCTCGATCACGCGTTCGCACATCGCGTCGCCGGTCAGCGCCTTGACCGCGTCGATGATCGCATAATGGTGGTGCATCGCGATCGTCTCGGCCGCGCCATAGTGGCGCGCAAGGTCGAGCGATTCCTGCCGACGCGAGATGGCGATGACGCGCGCGCCGGCCTCGCTCGCCAGCCGGGTCAAAACGGCGCCGAGGAAGCCGATGCCGATGATCGCCACCGTCTGACCCGCGCGGATGTCGCTGCGGCGAAAGATGTTGAACGCGCAGCCGAGCGGCTCGCCGGGAAACGGCCGATCGCCGAGTTCAGACGGCAGCTTCACCGCCATGTCGGCGCGCACGACGTCATATTGCGCGAAGCTGCGATAGGAGAGGGCGGCGATGCGATCGCCGGGCGCAAAGTCGGTCACGCCGTCGCCGACCGCGTCGACCACGCCCCAGCCTTCGTGGCCCAGGTCGCCCGGCGCCGTCGGATAGGTCATCCATTCGAGGCCCGCCCAGGGCTCCAGGTTCGACGCGCAGACGCCGCAGCCTTCCAGCCTGATGCGAAGCTCGCCCGCACCGGGTTCGGGCCGGTCCACCTCGGCGATCGTCACCACGCCAGGACCGCTCACCACGGCCGCCTTCATCGATTGCATGTATTCCCCTTCCGCAATGGCGCGAACGGCGCATCGGCCAAAGCGTTCCATCTGTGCAACCATTTGATCGCCAAGCGGGTTTCGCCCATCACCACCAACCGAAAAGGGCGATGACGATGGCGCGGACGGCCGAACAGCGCGGCAAGCAGGAAACGGCGGCAGCCGAGAAGAAGGTCAAGAAGACGGGCAAGCCGGCCGGCGGTGCGCGCGGCGGCATCACCGCGCCCGTGCAGCCCTCCGACGACCTCGCCGTCGTCACCGGCAAGGATCCGCTGCCGCGCAGCGAGGTCGTGTCGAAGATGTGGGAATACATCAAGAAGAACGATCTTCAGAATCCCAAGGACAAGCGCGAGATCCTGGCGGACGACACGCTGGAGAAGATCTTCGGCGGCAAGAAGAAGGTGTCGATGTTCGAGATGAACAAGCACCTGTCGAACCACCTGAAATGAGTGGCGCGCGCGGCGATGCCGTCGCCAATGCGGCGGCGCGCCGCGCGGCCGACACGCCCGGCATGACGGCGACGCTCG
This is a stretch of genomic DNA from Sphingomonas sp. Y38-1Y. It encodes these proteins:
- a CDS encoding Gfo/Idh/MocA family oxidoreductase yields the protein MKPRIGFLGTGWIGRHRMAAMLDTGAVEAAAICDPSPECAAEAAALAPGAVQVDGLDAMLAQDLDGIVIATPSALHAEQSIAALNAGVAVFCQKPLGRSAAEARAVVDAARAADRLLGLDLSYRHTAAMAEIAALVRGGALGRVFAVDLTFHNAYGPDKPWFYDPVQSGGGCVVDLGVHLVDLALWTLGFPAIGDVDARLTSGGVPLQPGEVEDFALAQFAAGDTQVRLACSWRLHAGRDAVIEAAFYGTEGGAALRNVGGSFYDFTAERFDGTAATRLADPPDEWGGRAAAEWARALAVSPRFDPAADQFVASAEVLDRIYGR
- a CDS encoding MDR/zinc-dependent alcohol dehydrogenase-like family protein, which encodes MQSMKAAVVSGPGVVTIAEVDRPEPGAGELRIRLEGCGVCASNLEPWAGLEWMTYPTAPGDLGHEGWGVVDAVGDGVTDFAPGDRIAALSYRSFAQYDVVRADMAVKLPSELGDRPFPGEPLGCAFNIFRRSDIRAGQTVAIIGIGFLGAVLTRLASEAGARVIAISRRQESLDLARHYGAAETIAMHHHYAIIDAVKALTGDAMCERVIEAVGKQWPLDLAGELIGFGGRLVIAGYHQDGPRQVSMQNWNWKGIDVVNAHERDPAIQIQGVREAIDAVASGRLDPEPLYTHRYPLEGLADALDATRDKPEGFVKALVTFP
- a CDS encoding SWIB/MDM2 domain-containing protein, giving the protein MARTAEQRGKQETAAAEKKVKKTGKPAGGARGGITAPVQPSDDLAVVTGKDPLPRSEVVSKMWEYIKKNDLQNPKDKREILADDTLEKIFGGKKKVSMFEMNKHLSNHLK